The region GATTTCCACCCAGACAAAGCCTTTGCAGGCTTTCTGGTGAGGAAAACACGCCCCTCTCAAGAGAGTCCAAGTGGTTTTGTGAGACATCCAGTAACTGCAGAGATTTAAGACCCACAAAAGCAAAGAGCTCTATGGAAACCAGCTGAGTGCCTTGGATACGGAGCTCCAATAGGTGCGGGAGTTGTCCTAGCTCTCCTTGATGGATGTGCTGGATGCGGCAGTAGGACAGGTTAAGGTGTGTGAGGTAGGGCAGACTGCGTAGTGCTGCACCAGGGAAGGCAGACAGGTTAGTGTTGGTTATGAACAGCGATGTGAGGTTGAGACCGTGCAGCGAATGGCGTGGCAGTGCGTTCAGCCAGGGCCAGAAATCAATCTCTAGATGGCGAAGACGAGATAATCTCTTAAAAGAGAATTCCTTGAGAAAGCTAATGCTCAGAGAGCGCATGTGAAGTTCAATTAGATTGTGAAGATGTGCTAAAGCATCGGTTGGGACCACAGTCAGATTAGAACGCTCCAAGGTAAGACTCTGAAGTCCAAGTAATCCTGTGAAGGCCCGCTGAGAGATGAAGACCAATTCATTATCGCCCACCTGTAGGGATGTCAACTTGCGGAGGTCTTGAAAGGCATGATCCAAGAGAACCACCAGTCGGTTGTGGCTGAGATCAAGATGGGTGAGGTTGGTGAGGCCAGACAGCACACCGGCAGGAACCAGCTGAAGCAAGTTACTCCGGAAGTTGAGTGTGTGGAGAGCCAGCTGATTGCGAAATGAGCCAGGCTCCACCACGGTGATGAGGTTGTCGCTGAGATCCAGGTCTTCTAGCTGGTGAAATGAAGAGAAGTTGTCCGGTGTTATAACGCGTAGCTTGTTCTTGCTGAGATCCAGAGCGCGTGTCTCAATGGGGATGCCTTCTGGGATGCTGGGCAGCCGCTTGCGGTGGCAACTGACTGACTTGGTCTGGGCAGAACACTCACACCGAGCGGGGCAGCTGAGAGCTGAGCCGACCAGGAGAAGCAGCACGGCCCCGCCTAGAAAGAGGTGGCGGTTGTGCCGGCCTGGGTGTTGCATGTCTCCTTTACCCACGTTGCCCTCTGTCATGGCACAGCTTCTTTCCCATACAGAGCTGCATCACGGACAAGCCCTGCAAGACACGATACAAGAACAAGAATTTAGTTAACTCTCAACTCAGGCTGTCTGCATCTCCCCCATCCACCATCTTACATTTTCAACCTCTTACATTTTATGTCTACTTAAGCTGCCaagtctttttctccttttaatgAGCTGTCCTCTTCCTCAGCAAAGTAGATATAATGGAATTAAACTCACAGCAGGGTTAGCCACGGCAAGAAATAGAAATACTGTATCAGCTGGAGAAAGATGTGAATGTTCATCGCTGTGTTAGAACAAAAGGTTGCAGGCTAAGTGACGGTATTTTACGAGGACAACGATGTTTCACTCTAAAGGTAAGAAATGACCCTCATTAAAGCGCAATGAGGCGAAATGCCCATGTGGATTTTTCTGTTGCAATACATGTGTGAGTTTTGCACCACAGTTAAAGAGGAAAGTGTTTTTTGTGGCAAGTGTGCAGACTAAAACACAAACTAAAAAAAGCAAATGAGTTAACTGCACATTTGCTATCAAATATAAACCCCATCAAGATTAATAATATATAAGACTCCTTAATAAGTCAACAACATACTGAAGCATCTCATTGGCTTATATGTTGTTGTATAACAAATACAAGTATTTGTGTTTATTCCTGAGAAGATGTTTTAACAGCCTGGAAATGATCTCATTAAATATGAATTAACTATGTTTATTGTTTCTCAAAAACATGGTTCAGCAACAAGTTTTATCTGAGGCTAaattcatttgatttgattctacACATGGCCTGCAGGCCACCATACAGTTGTTACTGGATATGCAGCACGGTAtaatcacataaaaaaaaaaaaaagtagacaaTGGCAGCATTTTTCTGCTTTTCATGACAATATAACAGCCCTTCACATGTAAATATGGTGATTCATATGTAGTCATTTTTTTGGTCATGATCATGCATTTCCCTGTGAGATTTGGCTCCTTTTTTCAGCCATTAAAAAAGAGGTTTGTTGGGGAAAAAGTAAAACGATTTGGTTCTGAGGAGACTAATGCAGGGTTCAATTTCACAACATTACGGTTGTTAAAAGCCGAGCCTCTCCACAACACAGAAAGACACGGACCTTAGCACTGGAACCCCTTCCTACAGCCACAGGTTGTTGAATTGACAGATGGCCGTGTAGACAGCAAGGCTGACCATAATCGCCTCATTACCCGGCGAATATGCATTCTGCTCATGGCTATCTTTGCCAGATAAGAATGTACAATGCTAGACCTATCTGTGATGAATGGAAATAGTCGATCAAAAAGGCAGAGAAAACATCTTAGAAACacaaaaggtgtttttttaaacacagctTTTTGACTTCTGCAGGGCtcgaaaagcagagcagtgtcAAGGTAAAGAGATGATGAGCACAAAGACACACGCCTCACTTTGATAGTGAAGTGAGTGACACGCAGAAAATAGCTGAGACGAGGCGAAAGGAGCCGCGCGCCCTCACTCTCTCTTTCCCAAGCACTTACCCTTCCACCCGGCTCCTCAGCTGCACCGCACGCGTCTCCATATTCCTCCCAGCCTTTCGCTTCTCTTCCTATCCCTCTTTTAACTCTCCTTCTTCCCGTTCACACATCTTCCACCTAACTCCTTGTCTCTCTCCGATCCTGCTGCCTGGCCAGGCAAAAGACCCGGTCCGTTCATCAGTCCCTGCAGGCTGGGGGTTTTTATCGATCGCAGCGCAGACACATCAGATGCCAGGAATGTAGCCCTTAACAAAGAGCAGGCCGTTGCCACAGCAACTACAAACCCTCACTCCCATCTCCTCTGTGTAGTGTGCCAATAAAATGAATGGAATAAAGGAAGGAATAGAGTAAAGGGGATGACTTTTTTATAGTCATGTCATGAAACTGCACTGAGATGacatataaactgaaaatgttgCAAGAAATTTAGTTTGGTTGATAGAACCGAATCTTGTTTAAGGTGTTTCCAAGCTGTCATTCTGACACTCTTGCTATTTGTCTACCTGTCTTGTTGCCCATCCATCTGATTCCCTGGTAACTATCCATGTCTCTCTACCTTATTATCCACCCCTTACCTGCCTCTGTCTTTGTGTATTTATCAGCCTGCCttcacctgtcagcagctcttCCTCCCTGCCTCTCTGTTCAATAATTACAGTCCAGTTGTCTCCTGCTGCAGTGGGGAGCAGGTCTGGTGATGTGTCTGAGAGTCGTCTCCAGCCAGGCTCACACAGCCGGTGTAACcttaaaaatattgttttaacaACACCGTTT is a window of Cololabis saira isolate AMF1-May2022 chromosome 16, fColSai1.1, whole genome shotgun sequence DNA encoding:
- the lingo2b gene encoding leucine-rich repeat and immunoglobulin-like domain-containing nogo receptor-interacting protein 2b, with product MTEGNVGKGDMQHPGRHNRHLFLGGAVLLLLVGSALSCPARCECSAQTKSVSCHRKRLPSIPEGIPIETRALDLSKNKLRVITPDNFSSFHQLEDLDLSDNLITVVEPGSFRNQLALHTLNFRSNLLQLVPAGVLSGLTNLTHLDLSHNRLVVLLDHAFQDLRKLTSLQVGDNELVFISQRAFTGLLGLQSLTLERSNLTVVPTDALAHLHNLIELHMRSLSISFLKEFSFKRLSRLRHLEIDFWPWLNALPRHSLHGLNLTSLFITNTNLSAFPGAALRSLPYLTHLNLSYCRIQHIHQGELGQLPHLLELRIQGTQLVSIELFAFVGLKSLQLLDVSQNHLDSLERGVFSSPESLQRLCLGGNPLVCDCRLLWLLNSHKPPALQIMDIQPECIAPVHLHGKTLRELKEPLVSRYMTCTKPRIGPNTTQLLMADEGQPARLSCVAEGAPRPAVVWITPHRRYVTSKSSGRVEVKADGTLEIKAAELHDSGVYLCVASNPAGNASLSASLAVKSLGIGDRSYYSNRSSNYLTDSNSTWGNGTVLYNMTYPIDIKTIIISTAMGCLSFLGVVIFCFLLLFAWSRGKGRHKSNFDIEYVPRKSNGAAADATETSGPRRVNMKMI